Proteins encoded in a region of the Oncorhynchus clarkii lewisi isolate Uvic-CL-2024 chromosome 18, UVic_Ocla_1.0, whole genome shotgun sequence genome:
- the LOC139373875 gene encoding large ribosomal subunit protein eL30: MVAAKKTKKSLESINSRLQLVMKSGKYVLGYKQSQKMIRQGKAKLVILANNTPALRKSEVEYYAMLAKTGVHHYSGNNIELGTACGKYFRVCTLAIIDPGDSDIIRSMPDQPQGEK, translated from the exons ATGGTTGCCGCAAAGAAGACG AAAAAGTCCCTGGAGTCCATAAACTCCCGTCTCCAGCTGGTGATGAAGAGCGGCAAATACGTTCTGGGATACAAGCAGTCCCAGAAGATGATCCGCCAGGGAAAAGCCAAGCTGGTCATCCTGGCCAACAACACACCTGCCCTCAG GAAGTCTGAAGTGGAGTACTATGCCATGTTGGCCAAGACTGGCGTCCATCactacagtgggaacaacatcgaGCTGGGCACGGCCTGTGGAAAGTACTTCAGGGTGTGCACACTGGCTATCATCGACCCCG GTGATTCTGACATCATCAGGAGTATGCCAGACCAGCCGCAGGGGGAGAAGTAG